The proteins below are encoded in one region of Kiritimatiellia bacterium:
- the ccoS gene encoding cbb3-type cytochrome oxidase assembly protein CcoS has protein sequence MSVLFVLMMASLGVAIVFLLAFLWSVRAGQFDDTGTPPMRVLGEEDSIPSQSTRREQP, from the coding sequence ATGAGCGTGCTGTTTGTGCTGATGATGGCGAGTCTGGGCGTCGCGATCGTTTTTCTGCTGGCCTTTTTGTGGTCGGTTCGAGCCGGCCAGTTCGACGACACCGGCACGCCGCCGATGCGTGTGCTCGGTGAAGAAGACTCGATCCCATCGCAATCCACGAGGAGAGAGCAGCCATGA
- a CDS encoding c-type cytochrome has protein sequence MARRLKEIAAMKRDYEEKPMAGHEVDGINELDNQLPRWWVWLFNLTIIFSVIYVLYFDVFKIGDSQAAQYEKEVARARKQQAAPAPALAAVAASLDEPSADPQILAKGKGIYVANCAVCHAPDGGGLIGPNLCDDYFIHGPTFADSVHIIREGVPAKGMIPWKNTLRPADIHAVASYIFSLRGTAPANPKAPEGVKAEG, from the coding sequence ATGGCTCGCCGTCTGAAGGAGATCGCCGCCATGAAACGTGATTATGAAGAGAAGCCGATGGCCGGCCACGAGGTGGACGGCATCAACGAGCTCGATAATCAACTACCGCGCTGGTGGGTTTGGCTGTTCAACCTGACGATCATATTTTCAGTCATCTACGTGCTCTACTTCGACGTCTTCAAAATCGGCGATTCACAGGCCGCGCAGTATGAAAAAGAGGTGGCGCGCGCCCGGAAACAGCAGGCCGCGCCAGCCCCCGCGCTCGCCGCTGTCGCCGCCTCACTCGACGAGCCATCCGCCGACCCGCAAATCCTCGCCAAGGGCAAGGGCATTTATGTCGCCAATTGCGCCGTCTGCCATGCGCCCGACGGCGGCGGCCTCATCGGCCCCAACCTCTGCGATGATTACTTCATCCACGGCCCGACCTTCGCCGATTCGGTACACATCATCCGGGAAGGCGTCCCCGCCAAGGGCATGATTCCGTGGAAAAACACGTTGCGCCCGGCCGACATCCACGCCGTGGCCAGCTACATTTTCAGCCTACGCGGCACCGCGCCCGCGAACCCGAAAGCGCCGGAAGGTGTGAAGGCGGAGGGATAA
- a CDS encoding FixH family protein, producing the protein MNAPRNPWPWGIGLFLAAFFVSMIIFVVWSLGHRQDLVAENYYERDLTHQETIDSLARAQELGYPTLVRLQDGSFEVRIQPGASNPVLTLYRPSDARLDITNRLEVDELGQGRWDPPRLEPGRWRAILEWEAEGLRYRSEMDFAQ; encoded by the coding sequence ATGAACGCGCCGCGCAATCCATGGCCGTGGGGCATCGGACTGTTCCTCGCCGCGTTTTTTGTGTCCATGATTATCTTCGTCGTCTGGTCCCTGGGCCACCGGCAGGATTTAGTGGCGGAAAACTACTACGAGCGCGACCTGACCCATCAGGAGACCATCGACAGCCTAGCCCGAGCTCAGGAACTCGGTTACCCCACACTGGTCCGCTTGCAAGACGGCAGCTTCGAGGTTCGGATCCAACCAGGCGCAAGCAACCCGGTGTTGACGCTCTATCGTCCCTCTGATGCGAGGCTTGACATCACCAACCGGCTCGAGGTTGACGAACTGGGTCAAGGCCGCTGGGATCCACCACGTCTGGAGCCGGGCCGCTGGCGAGCGATTCTCGAATGGGAGGCGGAAGGCCTTCGATACCGGAGTGAGATGGATTTCGCGCAATGA
- a CDS encoding site-2 protease family protein gives MRDGEVMFGGLTIARPYGIPIKLHWTLLIFLPFIAFNMAETLGVRSAGWGWLAALGLLASVALHELGHSLVARGRGYPVRDIVLTPIGGVAFLTRSPRRPTDELVIAIAGPVVSIALAVLAWAASPWFLAAGASHLANTIHFLGSINLALAVFNMLPSFPMDGGRVYRAWLANRVGRLEATRRAVRLGRIFAVLFAIVGLFSTNLLLVVIAFVVWQAASAEYRMVQMQERPPYPPFAGFIDPLSVFQTPANRRGPEIVDVEVGPPPYKR, from the coding sequence TTGCGCGATGGTGAAGTCATGTTCGGCGGACTGACCATTGCGCGTCCTTATGGGATTCCAATCAAGCTGCATTGGACGCTGCTGATTTTTCTGCCCTTCATCGCCTTCAACATGGCGGAGACACTGGGGGTCCGGTCGGCCGGCTGGGGTTGGCTCGCGGCCCTGGGGCTCCTCGCGAGTGTTGCCCTGCATGAGCTAGGGCATTCCTTGGTTGCGCGCGGGCGCGGTTATCCGGTTCGCGACATCGTGCTGACGCCGATTGGCGGAGTCGCTTTCCTCACCCGGTCGCCCCGCCGACCGACGGATGAACTGGTGATTGCAATCGCCGGACCGGTCGTGAGCATCGCTCTTGCCGTGCTTGCTTGGGCCGCCTCCCCGTGGTTTCTTGCCGCGGGCGCGTCGCATCTTGCGAACACCATCCATTTCCTGGGATCGATCAACCTTGCCCTGGCAGTGTTCAATATGTTGCCGAGTTTCCCGATGGATGGCGGACGTGTTTATCGCGCCTGGCTGGCCAATCGAGTCGGCCGGCTAGAGGCCACGCGGCGAGCGGTGCGCCTGGGCAGGATCTTTGCCGTGCTGTTTGCGATCGTCGGTCTTTTCTCAACGAATCTGTTGCTGGTGGTGATTGCTTTTGTTGTCTGGCAGGCGGCCTCGGCGGAGTATCGCATGGTTCAAATGCAGGAGCGGCCTCCCTATCCACCGTTTGCAGGGTTTATTGATCCCTTGAGCGTATTCCAGACGCCAGCGAACCGCCGGGGGCCCGAGATTGTCGATGTCGAGGTCGGACCGCCTCCCTACAAGCGCTGA
- a CDS encoding class I SAM-dependent methyltransferase, producing the protein MASQTFSSGPELADVETASASYAARFAGDVGRWMLERQERLVLEALQRAGARSVLDVGGGHGQLARPLADAGYDVTVLGSESICAARIADLVQSNRCRFVVGSVIALPFADRSFDAVVTVRLLAHCERWRMLIRECARVARRVVIVDYPVAGGFNLLAPFLFEAKKKIEQNTRRWRNFRHGEVAEAFRQFGFEPERRTGQFFWPMGLHRAIGRLGVSKALEWAPERLGVSARFGTPVIAAYRRTDRRGDGFGLEAGFTGA; encoded by the coding sequence ATGGCATCGCAGACTTTCTCGAGCGGCCCAGAGCTGGCGGATGTGGAAACCGCATCCGCGTCCTATGCCGCGCGGTTTGCCGGTGACGTGGGCCGGTGGATGCTGGAGCGGCAGGAGCGCCTGGTGCTGGAGGCGTTGCAGAGGGCCGGTGCGCGGAGCGTGCTCGATGTGGGTGGCGGCCACGGACAGCTCGCCCGGCCGCTCGCGGACGCAGGATACGACGTCACGGTTCTAGGAAGCGAGTCGATATGCGCGGCCCGAATCGCGGACCTCGTTCAATCGAACCGATGCCGTTTTGTCGTGGGCAGCGTCATCGCGCTTCCGTTCGCCGATCGGTCGTTTGACGCGGTCGTGACGGTCCGACTCCTGGCGCATTGCGAACGCTGGCGGATGCTGATCCGGGAATGCGCGCGGGTGGCGCGGCGAGTGGTCATCGTCGACTATCCGGTGGCCGGCGGCTTCAATTTGCTGGCGCCGTTCCTGTTCGAAGCGAAGAAAAAAATCGAGCAAAACACCCGGCGGTGGCGAAATTTCCGGCATGGGGAGGTCGCGGAGGCGTTCCGGCAGTTCGGATTCGAACCGGAGCGGCGGACGGGGCAGTTTTTCTGGCCGATGGGCCTTCATCGGGCAATCGGCCGGCTCGGCGTGTCAAAAGCCTTGGAATGGGCTCCGGAGCGACTGGGCGTTTCCGCGCGATTCGGAACGCCGGTGATCGCCGCCTACCGGCGAACTGACCGCCGTGGGGACGGGTTCGGGCTTGAAGCCGGGTTCACCGGCGCCTAG
- a CDS encoding sulfite exporter TauE/SafE family protein, which yields MSALVLGVAGSLHCAGMCGPLALALPRADGLSRRKLVFGRLLYNVGRAMTYAALGAVFGGIGHSLNLAGLQRAVSILCGVLLLLYASGALLPAVPRGLSVWITRAMTPLQQIMVSRLRSGSLGNLFVIGMINGLLPCGLVYIALAGAVATGTSWHGALFMFLFGLGTAPLIFALGLAGPSLHARLRGRFRAVLPATIALLGVWFVLRGSNLGIPLLSPGQAPNHSSPSCCSGHLVR from the coding sequence ATGAGCGCGCTTGTTCTGGGAGTGGCCGGCAGCCTTCACTGCGCGGGTATGTGCGGTCCGCTCGCGCTGGCGCTTCCACGGGCGGACGGGTTGAGCCGGCGTAAACTTGTCTTCGGGCGGCTGCTGTACAATGTCGGACGAGCCATGACCTATGCGGCCCTAGGGGCCGTTTTCGGTGGAATCGGCCATTCATTGAACCTGGCAGGACTGCAGCGGGCTGTTTCCATCCTGTGCGGGGTGCTTCTCCTGCTCTATGCATCAGGCGCCCTCCTGCCTGCTGTCCCACGTGGGCTTTCCGTCTGGATCACCCGAGCGATGACCCCTCTGCAACAGATCATGGTGAGTCGCCTGCGGAGCGGATCTTTGGGCAATTTGTTTGTCATCGGCATGATCAATGGCCTTCTTCCCTGCGGGCTTGTATACATCGCTCTGGCGGGGGCGGTCGCAACCGGTACCTCCTGGCATGGCGCCCTCTTCATGTTTTTGTTTGGACTTGGGACGGCTCCCCTGATCTTTGCTCTCGGCCTGGCCGGACCCTCGCTGCATGCCCGGCTCAGAGGGCGCTTTCGCGCTGTGCTCCCTGCGACCATAGCCCTTCTCGGCGTTTGGTTCGTGCTCCGGGGATCCAATTTGGGAATTCCGCTGCTCAGCCCTGGGCAAGCTCCGAACCATAGCTCACCCTCATGTTGCAGCGGCCATCTGGTAAGGTAG
- a CDS encoding CsgG/HfaB family protein, giving the protein MKAVNYFLLGAIFSLISGNTACAIWGTGTKTESGNAQMNLGEYKGLKHAIGVKGFRNESGWHGQWNLGDNLTVMLESALFDSGRFVVVQREQLKDIIEEQDLAASGRMAKAQKVAQTGKIRPAKYIASGAIVEARENTSGGDAGINIGGFRVGGAKSSATLTVIITLTDTTTGEIVAKERVTGKAGSMGLRVGYAGRFGGELGGFAKTPMGEAAQDVINQAVAFLAGKMKEMPFEGNVVQVAKNGQIIINRGSEFGVEVGQELVMVEQGEELIDPATGEILGVEEGGEIGRLKIVRVSEKVSYAEVIGDGEKNPAPGTIVRAK; this is encoded by the coding sequence ATGAAAGCCGTCAATTATTTTCTCTTAGGCGCCATTTTTTCTCTGATTTCAGGTAATACCGCCTGCGCCATCTGGGGGACTGGGACCAAGACCGAGTCGGGCAACGCGCAGATGAATCTGGGGGAGTACAAGGGCCTCAAACATGCCATCGGAGTAAAAGGTTTTCGAAACGAGTCCGGCTGGCATGGGCAATGGAATCTTGGCGATAACCTTACGGTCATGCTGGAATCGGCGCTGTTCGATTCCGGACGTTTCGTGGTCGTTCAGCGCGAACAACTAAAAGACATCATTGAGGAGCAAGACCTCGCCGCGAGCGGGCGGATGGCCAAGGCTCAGAAAGTGGCGCAAACCGGGAAAATTCGACCGGCCAAATATATTGCTTCGGGTGCGATCGTCGAAGCGAGGGAAAACACGTCCGGCGGCGATGCGGGCATCAACATCGGCGGTTTTCGGGTCGGGGGTGCGAAAAGTTCAGCCACGCTCACGGTCATCATCACGCTGACCGATACCACGACCGGTGAGATTGTGGCCAAAGAGAGGGTGACCGGCAAGGCTGGCAGCATGGGGTTGCGAGTGGGCTACGCTGGAAGATTTGGCGGTGAACTGGGTGGATTTGCAAAAACACCCATGGGGGAGGCGGCCCAGGATGTTATCAATCAGGCCGTCGCGTTTTTGGCGGGGAAGATGAAGGAGATGCCCTTTGAAGGCAACGTGGTGCAGGTGGCGAAAAACGGCCAGATCATTATCAACCGCGGCAGCGAATTCGGCGTCGAAGTAGGGCAGGAGCTTGTGATGGTGGAGCAAGGCGAAGAGCTGATCGATCCGGCAACCGGTGAAATCCTCGGCGTCGAGGAAGGTGGGGAAATCGGCAGATTAAAAATCGTGCGCGTGTCCGAAAAGGTAAGTTACGCCGAGGTGATCGGCGACGGCGAGAAAAACCCTGCGCCCGGCACCATCGTGCGCGCGAAGTAA
- a CDS encoding BamA/TamA family outer membrane protein, with translation MMCGKVMAALFAAVILMGFCASSRGDEAASGVPPAYRIRDVSVSGVWPLRKKSARQLVEPLQGKAFEPSEVQAVADRLRIKLEENFYPDARVRWKALSSPEPGWIDIVFDTEPGQRGRILEMVFLGARAVDGSTLRRAVKLRDYGGVFDFSRSSILRRGELGEDQKRLVALYQERGHWDAVVREPRVDYLPGKRGYRIVWQIEEGPVYAAGHASISGVPLRDRREILERAKWRSGEVLSRSLIERLHATAQLYCYDQGYPFAEVRRSITFDSRTRTGNVDLEIDMASPARLRGFEISGTRRVYRSAVRRAFPINEGDRFSRRGIVRGTRNLEESGIFESMLVEWRKTESPSLFDVFVQVEEKPSGSASVGIQYNTDMGASLFAELRERNFAFGPPWRGQRIYANVGGAVGSGWFRAESTLTYPQVLMNTWDAEGGVFYEKNDKYTDSFGIDTLNASSAMAYPLVDRGRLSAGPEILMYESYATSTNAAELLQNIPMDATLLPIRMEANLYSDLLLDRYASPFYYDSLTTLKIASDAVASDLSWIYFDTRLTLVIPLPKGIDLESRLGWATSDGGVETEKLPLPIRLYLGGTDTLRAFAYRSVGAIYENDVNLGAGSMMWSAMEGRWRLREWLALALFYEWGDVSINSWELGGEGPVSGWGFGFLLGPKTTPIRVDVGFPVETLPDDSVNERGKARFSVSGLIYF, from the coding sequence ATGATGTGTGGGAAGGTGATGGCTGCATTATTCGCCGCGGTGATTCTGATGGGGTTTTGCGCGTCATCGCGTGGCGATGAAGCCGCATCCGGAGTGCCGCCGGCATATCGCATCAGGGACGTCTCGGTCAGCGGGGTGTGGCCGCTTCGGAAAAAATCAGCGAGGCAACTGGTAGAGCCCTTGCAGGGCAAGGCGTTCGAGCCCTCCGAAGTTCAGGCCGTTGCCGACCGGCTTCGGATCAAACTGGAAGAAAACTTTTATCCGGACGCGAGAGTCCGATGGAAGGCCCTGTCGAGTCCGGAGCCAGGCTGGATTGATATTGTTTTCGACACGGAACCTGGTCAACGCGGACGAATTCTGGAAATGGTTTTCTTGGGTGCGCGGGCGGTTGACGGTTCCACGCTCCGGCGGGCGGTGAAGTTGAGGGATTATGGAGGGGTATTCGATTTCAGCCGTTCGAGCATTTTGCGGCGCGGCGAATTGGGTGAGGACCAGAAACGGCTGGTTGCGCTTTATCAGGAGAGAGGTCACTGGGATGCGGTCGTGAGAGAGCCGCGCGTCGACTATCTCCCCGGCAAACGGGGCTACCGTATTGTCTGGCAGATCGAAGAGGGACCCGTTTACGCGGCGGGGCATGCCTCGATCAGCGGGGTGCCGTTGCGCGATCGAAGGGAAATTCTAGAACGTGCGAAATGGAGATCGGGTGAGGTTCTAAGCCGCAGTTTGATCGAGCGTCTGCACGCGACCGCACAGTTGTACTGTTACGATCAGGGATATCCCTTTGCGGAAGTCCGCCGATCGATCACATTTGATTCTCGGACGCGGACCGGAAATGTGGATTTGGAAATCGACATGGCGTCGCCCGCTCGACTTCGAGGCTTCGAGATCTCTGGTACGCGGCGGGTTTATCGCTCGGCGGTTCGCCGGGCGTTTCCGATCAATGAGGGGGATCGATTCAGTCGCAGGGGCATTGTCCGGGGGACACGCAACCTGGAAGAGAGCGGAATTTTTGAGTCCATGTTGGTGGAGTGGCGCAAAACGGAGTCCCCGTCGCTGTTCGATGTGTTTGTGCAGGTAGAGGAGAAACCGTCGGGCAGCGCGTCTGTGGGCATTCAGTACAACACGGATATGGGCGCGTCGCTGTTCGCGGAGTTGAGGGAACGCAATTTTGCGTTTGGACCGCCATGGAGGGGGCAACGGATTTATGCCAACGTGGGCGGCGCCGTGGGATCGGGGTGGTTCCGCGCGGAATCTACTCTGACCTACCCTCAAGTTTTGATGAATACCTGGGATGCCGAGGGGGGTGTCTTTTATGAAAAAAACGACAAATATACCGATAGTTTCGGTATCGATACCTTGAATGCGTCCTCGGCGATGGCCTATCCCCTTGTTGATCGCGGCCGTCTGTCGGCGGGGCCTGAAATTTTGATGTATGAATCCTACGCGACGTCCACCAATGCGGCTGAACTTCTTCAGAACATTCCGATGGATGCAACGTTGTTGCCGATCCGAATGGAGGCAAACCTTTATTCGGATCTTCTATTGGATCGCTATGCCTCGCCATTCTACTACGACTCGTTAACCACCCTGAAGATCGCTTCGGACGCCGTGGCCTCCGATCTTTCGTGGATCTATTTCGATACACGCTTGACTCTAGTGATTCCGTTGCCGAAAGGGATCGATCTGGAGTCCCGTCTGGGGTGGGCCACGTCCGATGGGGGTGTGGAGACCGAGAAGCTGCCGCTGCCCATTCGACTGTATCTTGGAGGGACCGACACGCTGAGGGCCTTTGCGTATCGAAGTGTGGGCGCTATTTATGAAAACGATGTCAATCTCGGTGCGGGCAGCATGATGTGGTCGGCAATGGAAGGGCGTTGGAGGCTGCGGGAGTGGCTCGCCCTGGCCTTGTTCTATGAATGGGGTGACGTCTCCATAAATTCTTGGGAGCTTGGTGGAGAGGGACCGGTTTCAGGATGGGGATTTGGTTTTCTCCTCGGACCCAAGACGACGCCGATCCGCGTTGACGTTGGGTTCCCTGTGGAGACGTTGCCGGATGATTCTGTAAACGAACGTGGTAAAGCGAGATTCTCCGTTTCCGGTCTGATTTATTTCTAA
- the ccoG gene encoding cytochrome c oxidase accessory protein CcoG — protein MSSAIPAVDYGDFRNQIPTADRLGRRIWIYPRKPAGRFYRWRTWVSWLLLGIFAAGPFIRIDGVPLLLFDIPERKFALFGQIFWPQDLYIFALLLLTIFVMIVLFTAVFGRIWCGWACPQTIFMEMVFRKIEHAIEGDGPRQRAFDASPWTPQKIAKKTLKHGIFLLVSWVAANWLSTYFVGLDDWWAFISGTPFQQPGALIALILFTLLFYGIFARFREQACTFICPYGRLQSVLLDNDSLIVAYDHRRGEARGRFSKGQTREQRREAGIGDCIDCGLCVDVCPTGIDIRNGLQMECVHCTACIDACDSVMDRLRFPRGLIRYASQRNIAEGRPFRPNARMALYTILLLALTGVLAGILITRDNVETQILRAPGSMFQEMPGGEIGNLFLVKVVNKTPREIPVDLRIESPPDARLTLAGGALVAPREGLAQSAAVISAPRGRFIDGNLPIEIGVYENGERVRVRKTNLVGPATP, from the coding sequence ATGAGCAGCGCGATTCCGGCCGTCGACTACGGAGATTTCCGCAACCAAATCCCGACCGCGGACCGCTTGGGCCGCCGCATTTGGATCTACCCGCGCAAGCCCGCCGGGCGCTTTTACCGCTGGCGCACCTGGGTTTCGTGGCTGCTGCTCGGCATATTTGCGGCGGGCCCTTTCATCCGCATCGATGGCGTCCCTCTGCTGTTGTTTGACATCCCGGAGCGAAAATTTGCGCTGTTTGGCCAGATTTTCTGGCCGCAGGACCTCTACATTTTCGCGCTACTGCTATTGACGATCTTTGTAATGATTGTGCTGTTCACCGCCGTCTTCGGACGGATCTGGTGTGGATGGGCCTGCCCGCAGACGATTTTCATGGAAATGGTCTTCCGCAAAATCGAACACGCCATCGAAGGGGACGGGCCGCGACAGCGCGCGTTTGACGCCTCGCCATGGACACCCCAAAAAATTGCGAAGAAAACGTTGAAGCACGGGATTTTCCTTCTCGTCTCGTGGGTCGCCGCCAATTGGCTGTCCACCTACTTCGTCGGTCTGGATGATTGGTGGGCCTTCATTTCGGGCACTCCCTTCCAGCAGCCCGGCGCGCTGATCGCCCTGATCCTGTTCACGCTGCTCTTTTACGGAATTTTCGCGCGTTTTCGTGAACAGGCCTGCACGTTCATCTGCCCTTACGGACGTTTGCAATCGGTATTGCTCGACAACGACTCGCTAATCGTCGCCTACGATCACCGCCGCGGAGAGGCGCGGGGACGCTTCAGCAAAGGACAAACGCGCGAGCAGCGCCGCGAGGCCGGCATTGGCGACTGCATCGATTGCGGGCTTTGCGTGGATGTTTGCCCCACCGGCATCGACATCCGCAACGGATTGCAGATGGAGTGCGTGCACTGCACCGCGTGTATCGATGCGTGCGACAGCGTAATGGATCGGCTCCGCTTCCCTCGCGGGCTGATCCGTTACGCCTCGCAGCGAAATATTGCCGAGGGCCGCCCGTTCCGTCCGAATGCGCGAATGGCGCTCTACACGATTCTCTTGCTCGCGCTGACGGGTGTGCTCGCGGGAATTCTAATCACGCGCGACAATGTCGAGACCCAAATCCTGCGCGCGCCCGGCTCGATGTTTCAGGAAATGCCCGGCGGCGAGATCGGGAACCTATTTTTGGTCAAGGTCGTCAACAAGACGCCGCGCGAAATACCAGTCGATTTGCGCATCGAGTCGCCGCCCGACGCGAGATTGACGTTGGCCGGTGGTGCGCTCGTTGCGCCGCGCGAGGGTCTCGCGCAGTCCGCCGCGGTCATCTCCGCGCCGCGCGGGCGGTTCATCGACGGGAATCTACCGATCGAAATCGGCGTGTATGAAAACGGCGAGCGCGTCCGCGTGCGAAAAACCAACCTCGTTGGCCCTGCGACGCCATGA
- the ccoN gene encoding cytochrome-c oxidase, cbb3-type subunit I — protein sequence MNMETIRYDNRLVRAFAFATVFWGIVGMLAGVIIALQIFIPEANLGLPWTTFGRLRPLHTNAVIFAFVGNGIFTGVYYSLQRLCKTRMFSDTLGWIHFWGWQLIIVAAAITLPLGYTTGKEYAELEWPIDIAITLVWVVFAINLFGTLAKRRERHMYVAIWFYISTVVTVAVLHIFNSFELPLSWLKSYSIYAGVQDALIQWWYGHNAVAFFLTTPYLGLMYYFIPKASGRPVFSYRLSIIHFWALIFIYIWAGPHHLLYSATPDWAQSLGMVFSVMLVAPSWGGTLNGLLTLRGAWDKVRQDPVLKFLVVAVTAYGMATIEGPILSVKSVNALSHFTDWTIAHAHNGALGWNGFLTFGMLYWLIPRLYNTSLWSNKLATWHFWIGLIGMMFYLIPIYWTGVTQGLMWKQFTPDGFLQYPNFLETLLQLIPMYILRAIGGSLYLFGAILMAYNLYRTAKQGQFAPDVEVQVPAEMAPVLKEDDAHPYRHRWLERKPFWFTVLALIAILIGGIVEAVPTFVIRSNIPTISSVRPYTPLELHGRDIYIREGCVNCHSQLVRPFRSETERYGEYSKSGEYVYDHPFLWGSKRTGPDLHRIGKKYPNAWHARHMEDPRSTSPGSVMPPYPWLLKNKLDTRSTAAKIKLMRKLGVPYPPGYEYQAMADLKKQAQEISEDLKRNMVPVEPDREIIALIAYLQRLGTDIQAEREAEKKHLAGASL from the coding sequence ATGAATATGGAAACCATCCGCTATGACAACCGCCTCGTGCGGGCCTTCGCCTTTGCGACGGTGTTCTGGGGCATCGTCGGCATGCTCGCGGGGGTCATTATTGCGCTTCAGATTTTTATTCCGGAGGCCAACCTCGGCTTGCCGTGGACGACCTTCGGGCGGCTTCGTCCCCTGCACACCAATGCAGTGATTTTTGCCTTTGTCGGCAACGGCATTTTCACCGGCGTCTATTATTCGCTGCAGCGTCTATGCAAGACGCGCATGTTCAGCGATACACTGGGATGGATCCACTTCTGGGGGTGGCAACTGATTATCGTCGCCGCGGCGATCACGCTGCCGCTGGGGTACACGACCGGAAAGGAATATGCCGAGCTTGAGTGGCCGATCGATATCGCGATTACACTGGTGTGGGTCGTCTTCGCAATCAACTTGTTCGGCACGCTCGCAAAGCGGCGCGAAAGGCACATGTACGTCGCGATCTGGTTTTATATCTCCACCGTCGTCACGGTGGCCGTACTGCACATTTTTAATTCGTTCGAGCTGCCCCTCTCCTGGCTCAAGAGCTATTCGATCTACGCCGGCGTACAGGACGCGCTCATCCAATGGTGGTACGGCCATAACGCGGTGGCCTTTTTCCTGACTACGCCCTATTTGGGCCTCATGTACTATTTCATCCCGAAGGCGTCCGGCCGCCCGGTCTTTTCCTACCGGCTCTCGATCATCCACTTCTGGGCGCTGATTTTCATCTACATCTGGGCCGGCCCGCATCATCTGCTCTATTCCGCGACGCCCGACTGGGCGCAATCGCTCGGCATGGTCTTTTCCGTCATGCTCGTCGCGCCGTCGTGGGGCGGCACGCTGAATGGGCTATTGACGCTCCGCGGCGCGTGGGACAAGGTGCGCCAGGATCCGGTGCTCAAGTTCCTCGTCGTGGCCGTCACCGCCTACGGTATGGCGACGATCGAGGGCCCAATCCTGTCCGTCAAAAGCGTCAACGCCCTCTCGCATTTTACGGATTGGACGATCGCCCACGCACATAACGGCGCGCTCGGGTGGAACGGGTTCCTCACCTTCGGCATGCTCTACTGGCTGATTCCCCGGCTTTACAACACATCGCTCTGGTCCAACAAACTCGCCACATGGCACTTCTGGATCGGGCTGATCGGCATGATGTTTTACCTGATCCCAATCTACTGGACAGGTGTCACGCAGGGGCTCATGTGGAAGCAGTTCACGCCGGACGGCTTTCTGCAGTACCCGAATTTCCTCGAAACCCTGCTACAACTCATCCCGATGTACATCCTGCGCGCAATCGGCGGGTCGCTTTATCTATTTGGCGCCATCTTGATGGCCTACAATCTCTACCGCACTGCGAAACAAGGCCAATTTGCGCCGGACGTCGAGGTTCAGGTGCCCGCCGAAATGGCGCCCGTTCTCAAAGAAGACGACGCGCATCCGTACCGGCACCGATGGTTGGAGCGGAAACCGTTCTGGTTCACCGTGCTTGCGCTCATCGCGATTCTGATCGGCGGCATCGTCGAGGCTGTCCCGACGTTCGTCATCCGCTCAAATATTCCGACCATTTCTTCCGTTCGCCCCTATACCCCGCTCGAGCTGCATGGCCGCGACATCTACATTCGCGAAGGCTGCGTCAACTGCCACTCGCAGCTCGTCCGCCCGTTCCGCTCTGAAACCGAGCGCTATGGCGAATATTCCAAATCCGGAGAATACGTCTACGACCATCCGTTCCTGTGGGGCTCGAAACGAACCGGACCGGACCTGCACCGGATCGGCAAGAAATATCCGAACGCGTGGCACGCCCGGCATATGGAAGACCCACGCTCCACCTCGCCCGGTTCCGTGATGCCGCCCTATCCATGGCTGCTGAAGAACAAGCTCGATACCCGCTCTACCGCAGCAAAGATTAAACTCATGCGGAAGCTCGGCGTCCCCTACCCGCCCGGCTACGAATACCAGGCGATGGCTGACCTGAAAAAGCAGGCCCAGGAGATCTCCGAAGACCTCAAACGAAACATGGTGCCGGTCGAACCGGACCGCGAAATCATCGCGCTCATCGCCTACCTGCAGCGCCTCGGCACCGACATCCAGGCCGAGCGTGAAGCGGAGAAAAAACATCTCGCCGGAGCCTCGCTATGA